One Roseburia rectibacter DNA window includes the following coding sequences:
- a CDS encoding YcxB family protein, with translation MRLEFDITLTAKDMFRFNMYQTYTGASGWISVIAAVICFIAAGTKYSERGLSYAVLGSLLGVLILFYMPVTLYLRSKQRIAASEVLKNSLHYCVDEEGITVKQGDADAKLLWDQIYKMVSTKNNVLVYSNRINAYVIPRQQLGEKYRSFADLAKDKLPKYRVKLK, from the coding sequence ATGAGATTGGAATTTGATATAACATTGACCGCAAAGGATATGTTTCGTTTTAACATGTACCAGACCTATACCGGTGCATCCGGATGGATTTCCGTGATCGCAGCAGTGATCTGCTTTATTGCGGCAGGTACGAAATATAGTGAACGCGGGTTGTCCTATGCAGTTCTTGGCAGTTTGCTTGGAGTGCTGATCTTATTTTATATGCCGGTCACACTTTATCTTCGCTCAAAACAGCGTATTGCAGCATCTGAGGTGTTGAAGAACAGCCTGCATTACTGCGTGGATGAAGAAGGAATAACTGTAAAACAGGGGGATGCAGACGCGAAGCTTTTGTGGGATCAGATTTATAAAATGGTGTCTACGAAAAATAATGTGCTGGTCTACAGTAACCGCATAAATGCTTATGTGATACCCAGGCAGCAGTTAGGGGAGAAATATCGCAGTTTTGCAGACCTTGCAAAGGATAAGCTGCCGAAGTACAGGGTAAAGTTGAAGTAA
- the tsaE gene encoding tRNA (adenosine(37)-N6)-threonylcarbamoyltransferase complex ATPase subunit type 1 TsaE, producing the protein MKETVYETFSAAETHALGKKIGETAEPGDVYTLVGDLGVGKTVFTQGIADGLGITEPVSSPTFTIVQVYEEGRIPFYHFDVYRIGDIEEMDEIGYEDYFYGEGLCMIEWANLIEEILPDKRYDVTIEKNLEKGFDYRKITIKEHEGC; encoded by the coding sequence ATGAAAGAAACCGTTTATGAGACATTTTCCGCAGCAGAGACACATGCGCTTGGAAAGAAGATCGGGGAGACGGCAGAACCGGGAGATGTGTATACACTAGTGGGAGATCTTGGCGTTGGAAAGACTGTCTTTACACAGGGAATCGCAGACGGACTTGGGATTACAGAACCGGTATCAAGTCCGACATTTACGATCGTACAGGTGTATGAAGAAGGCAGAATACCATTTTACCATTTTGATGTATACCGGATCGGTGATATCGAGGAAATGGATGAGATCGGCTACGAGGATTATTTTTACGGGGAGGGTTTGTGCATGATCGAGTGGGCAAACCTGATCGAAGAAATCCTTCCGGATAAACGATATGATGTGACGATTGAAAAGAATCTGGAAAAAGGTTTTGATTACCGGAAAATTACCATAAAAGAGCATGAGGGCTGCTAA
- the tsaB gene encoding tRNA (adenosine(37)-N6)-threonylcarbamoyltransferase complex dimerization subunit type 1 TsaB — MKILGLDSSGLVASVAIVCDDNMLGEYTVNYKKTHSQTLLPMLDEVAKMIELDLNTIDAIAIAGGPGSFTGLRIGSATAKGLGLALDKPIVNVPTVDALAYNLVGHAGLVCPLMDARRNQTYTGLYSFEGNEMEVLKEQCAVGIDEIISIVNEFEQPVTFLGDGVPVFKEYIAENCNVPYTFAPAHVNKQRAGAVAALGMKYFSEGKATTAAEHKPEYLRLSQAERERKEGGLA, encoded by the coding sequence ATGAAGATTTTGGGATTAGACAGTTCAGGACTTGTGGCAAGCGTGGCTATCGTATGTGATGATAACATGCTTGGAGAGTATACTGTCAATTATAAAAAAACACATTCACAGACACTTCTGCCAATGTTAGATGAAGTGGCAAAAATGATAGAACTGGATTTGAATACGATCGATGCGATCGCGATCGCAGGTGGCCCTGGATCATTTACCGGTCTTCGGATCGGCTCGGCAACTGCAAAAGGGCTCGGACTTGCATTAGATAAGCCGATCGTCAATGTGCCGACTGTTGATGCGCTTGCCTATAATCTGGTCGGACATGCAGGACTTGTGTGCCCGCTTATGGATGCCAGAAGAAATCAGACTTACACAGGTTTGTACTCTTTTGAAGGCAATGAGATGGAAGTGTTGAAAGAACAGTGTGCAGTTGGTATAGATGAAATTATTTCGATTGTAAATGAGTTTGAACAGCCGGTCACATTTTTAGGGGACGGAGTGCCGGTATTCAAAGAATATATTGCAGAAAACTGCAATGTGCCGTATACGTTTGCTCCTGCACATGTCAATAAACAGAGAGCAGGAGCCGTTGCAGCGCTTGGCATGAAATATTTTTCTGAGGGAAAAGCCACGACCGCTGCAGAGCATAAGCCGGAATATTTAAGATTGTCCCAGGCGGAGCGGGAACGAAAAGAGGGCGGATTAGCATGA
- the rimI gene encoding ribosomal protein S18-alanine N-acetyltransferase yields MITVRAMQVKDAEQVSELERAIFSQPWSYQGFVDSLSLPNTVFLVAEENNKILGYIGMYLSIDEGEITNVAVAPEMRCRGIGGMLLAEAKKEAESRSVGKIVLEVRCSNDSAIRLYERNGFVNHGVRKGFYELPKEDAYIMIYGQ; encoded by the coding sequence ATGATCACAGTCAGAGCCATGCAGGTAAAAGATGCAGAACAGGTAAGCGAACTGGAAAGAGCCATTTTTTCACAGCCTTGGAGCTATCAGGGATTTGTGGATTCATTAAGTCTGCCGAATACGGTTTTTCTTGTCGCAGAGGAAAATAATAAGATCCTTGGTTATATTGGAATGTATCTTTCAATTGATGAAGGAGAAATTACTAATGTAGCGGTTGCACCGGAAATGCGGTGCAGGGGAATTGGCGGCATGCTGCTTGCGGAAGCGAAAAAAGAGGCTGAGAGCCGTTCAGTTGGCAAAATTGTACTTGAAGTCCGCTGCTCGAACGACAGTGCAATCCGCCTGTATGAGCGCAATGGGTTTGTGAATCATGGTGTGAGGAAAGGGTTTTATGAACTTCCGAAAGAGGATGCCTATATTATGATATATGGCCAGTAA
- a CDS encoding ribonuclease Z, giving the protein MLDVCLLGTAGMMPLPHRWLTASLMRYNGSSLLIDCGEGTQIAIKEKGWTFKPIDVICFTHYHADHISGLPGLLLSMGNAERTEPLTMIGPKGLERVVGALRTIAPELPFEIRYIEITEPEADIEINGYHIHAFRVNHNIICYGYTVEIRRAGRFSVERAKEHEIPQKYWNRLQKGEEITTEDGAHYTPDMVLGAARKGIKVTYCTDTRPTESLVASAKKSDLLICEGMYAEKEKIAKAKQYKHMTFYEAAEVAKKAEATEMWLTHFSPSLVHAEDYMPRVREIFPNAFLGKDGKSVELMFEED; this is encoded by the coding sequence ATGTTAGACGTATGTCTTTTGGGAACTGCAGGGATGATGCCATTGCCGCACCGGTGGCTGACAGCGTCATTGATGCGTTATAATGGAAGCAGTTTACTCATTGATTGTGGGGAGGGAACCCAGATCGCGATCAAAGAAAAAGGATGGACATTTAAACCGATCGATGTGATATGTTTTACGCATTATCATGCGGATCATATCAGTGGATTGCCGGGATTACTCCTTTCTATGGGAAATGCAGAGCGGACAGAGCCTCTTACTATGATAGGACCAAAGGGATTAGAACGCGTGGTCGGGGCACTTAGAACGATCGCACCGGAACTGCCGTTTGAAATACGATATATTGAAATAACAGAACCGGAAGCCGATATAGAAATAAACGGATATCATATCCATGCATTCCGTGTTAACCATAATATTATCTGTTATGGGTATACGGTGGAGATCAGACGTGCCGGAAGATTCTCTGTGGAGCGTGCAAAAGAGCATGAGATTCCGCAGAAATACTGGAACAGACTTCAAAAAGGGGAAGAGATCACCACAGAAGATGGGGCGCATTATACCCCGGACATGGTGCTTGGTGCAGCGCGAAAAGGAATCAAAGTAACGTATTGTACCGATACAAGACCGACAGAATCATTGGTTGCTTCTGCAAAAAAATCAGATCTTCTGATCTGTGAGGGAATGTATGCAGAAAAAGAAAAAATCGCGAAAGCAAAACAATACAAGCATATGACATTTTATGAAGCGGCAGAAGTGGCAAAGAAAGCAGAGGCAACAGAGATGTGGCTGACACATTTTTCACCGTCACTTGTGCATGCGGAAGATTATATGCCGCGGGTAAGAGAGATTTTTCCTAACGCATTTCTCGGAAAAGATGGAAAGAGCGTGGAGCTGATGTTTGAGGAAGATTGA
- a CDS encoding DUF6715 family protein has translation MKKNGQKIIFAVVCVVVIIGLFWYATTKKVNSAENSDNLTEVQKVITKNLEKNYPETPREVVKFYNRIITCFYDEEYTDDELYQLGDQARLLMDDELLENNSRDDYFKSLKADIEDYHDKSKKIESSSVCGSDEVKYQKIDGDDCAYVTASYFVDENKSFTRTNQTYVLRKDNDGKWKILVFYQTEGDTEDE, from the coding sequence ATGAAAAAAAATGGACAGAAAATCATTTTTGCAGTTGTCTGTGTTGTGGTTATTATCGGACTTTTCTGGTATGCTACAACGAAAAAAGTCAATTCAGCGGAAAATAGTGATAACCTTACAGAAGTACAGAAAGTGATCACTAAAAATCTTGAAAAAAATTATCCGGAAACACCAAGAGAGGTTGTGAAATTTTACAATCGTATCATCACCTGTTTTTATGATGAGGAGTACACAGATGATGAGTTATATCAACTCGGAGATCAGGCAAGGCTTCTGATGGATGACGAGCTGCTTGAAAATAATTCCAGGGATGATTACTTTAAAAGCCTGAAAGCAGATATTGAAGACTATCATGATAAGTCGAAAAAAATAGAGTCCTCATCAGTATGCGGCAGCGATGAGGTGAAATATCAGAAGATTGATGGGGATGACTGTGCTTATGTGACGGCATCTTATTTTGTGGACGAAAATAAAAGTTTTACACGTACAAATCAGACCTATGTACTTAGAAAAGACAATGATGGAAAATGGAAGATTTTAGTATTTTATCAGACCGAAGGAGATACGGAAGATGAGTGA
- the tsaD gene encoding tRNA (adenosine(37)-N6)-threonylcarbamoyltransferase complex transferase subunit TsaD, which yields MSDREIKILAIESSCDETAAAVVVNGRDVRSNVISSQIALHTLYGGVVPEIASRKHIEKINQVIEQALSDADMTLDDIDAIGVTYGPGLVGALLVGVAEAKAISYAKNIPLVGVHHIEGHISANYIENKDLEPPFLCLVVSGGHTHLVKVLDYGKYEILGRTRDDAAGEAFDKVARAIGLGYPGGPKIEKVSHEGNPHAMEFPRAKIADGPYDFSFSGLKSAVLNYLNGCQMKGIPIVQADVAASFQKAVTDVLIGNAMKAIDEFKMDKFAIAGGVASNGVLREGMREACEKKGVQFYHPSPIFCTDNAAMIGVAAYYDFIHGQRDGLDLNAVPNLKLGER from the coding sequence ATGAGTGACAGGGAGATAAAAATTCTTGCAATAGAAAGTTCATGTGATGAAACTGCAGCAGCAGTTGTGGTAAACGGCAGGGATGTAAGATCCAATGTGATCTCATCACAGATTGCACTTCACACATTGTATGGTGGTGTCGTGCCGGAGATTGCTTCGCGTAAACATATTGAAAAGATTAATCAGGTCATTGAGCAGGCTCTTAGTGACGCTGATATGACATTAGATGACATTGATGCGATCGGTGTTACATATGGACCGGGACTTGTAGGAGCGTTGTTAGTCGGGGTTGCAGAGGCAAAGGCAATCAGTTATGCAAAAAATATTCCGCTGGTCGGAGTACATCATATCGAAGGGCATATCAGTGCAAATTACATCGAAAATAAAGATCTGGAACCACCATTTTTGTGTCTTGTTGTATCCGGGGGACATACACATCTTGTAAAGGTTTTGGATTATGGAAAATATGAGATATTAGGACGAACAAGGGATGATGCGGCCGGAGAGGCGTTTGATAAAGTTGCAAGAGCGATCGGACTCGGTTATCCGGGAGGACCTAAGATTGAAAAAGTGTCACATGAGGGAAATCCGCATGCGATGGAGTTCCCACGTGCAAAAATCGCAGATGGTCCATATGATTTCAGCTTCAGCGGTCTGAAATCAGCAGTGTTAAATTATCTCAATGGTTGTCAGATGAAAGGGATCCCTATCGTGCAGGCAGACGTTGCGGCCTCCTTCCAGAAAGCAGTGACAGATGTTCTGATCGGAAATGCGATGAAAGCAATTGATGAATTTAAGATGGATAAGTTTGCTATTGCGGGTGGAGTAGCCTCAAATGGAGTTCTACGTGAAGGAATGCGGGAGGCATGTGAGAAAAAAGGAGTACAGTTTTATCATCCGTCACCGATTTTCTGCACAGATAATGCGGCAATGATCGGTGTTGCTGCTTATTATGATTTTATACATGGACAGAGGGATGGATTAGATCTTAACGCTGTTCCGAATTTAAAACTTGGAGAACGCTAA